One region of Malania oleifera isolate guangnan ecotype guangnan chromosome 6, ASM2987363v1, whole genome shotgun sequence genomic DNA includes:
- the LOC131158396 gene encoding large ribosomal subunit protein uL18c-like isoform X2, with the protein MISTSLSCLHSTFASSQQLFCGPKFVATKSHPSLNIEAKTRTKREDRIARHARVRKKVEGTPERPRLCVFRSNKHLYVQVIDDTKMHTLASASTVQKPVSEEFDYSSGPTVEVAKRLGEIIAKNCLEKRITKVAFDRGGYLYHGRIEALADAARVHGLQF; encoded by the exons ATGATATCTACATCACTGTCTTGCCTTCACAGTACTTTTGCTTCTTCACAACAGCTTTTTTGTGGACCTAAGTTTGTGGCAACAAAGTCCCATCCCTCTCTAAACATTGAAGCCAAAACCAGAACAAAAAGAGAAGACCGGATTGCTCGTCATGCTCGTGTTAGAAAGAAG GTTGAAGGGACGCCAGAAAGGCCAAGGTTGTGCGTTTTCCGTTCCAACAAACATCTCTATGTTCAGGTGATAGATGACACTAAGATGCATACCCTTGCCTCGGCTTCAACAGTGCAGAAACCTGTTTCTGAGGAGTTTGACTACAGTTCTGGTCCCACTGTT GAAGTGGCAAAGAGGTTGGGTGAAATCATTGCGAAGAATTGTTTAGAGAAAAGAATCACAAAAGTTGCCTTTGATCGGGGTGGATACCTATACCATGGACGCATTGAAGCCCTTGCTGATGCTGCACGGGTGCATGGCCTTCAATTCTAG
- the LOC131158396 gene encoding large ribosomal subunit protein uL18c-like isoform X1: protein MPPERNPLSSTSASAIGAQSGLYFLQSPLQLNNGGRILTRLKRDQQREYEMISTSLSCLHSTFASSQQLFCGPKFVATKSHPSLNIEAKTRTKREDRIARHARVRKKVEGTPERPRLCVFRSNKHLYVQVIDDTKMHTLASASTVQKPVSEEFDYSSGPTVEVAKRLGEIIAKNCLEKRITKVAFDRGGYLYHGRIEALADAARVHGLQF, encoded by the exons ATGCCGCCGGAAAGGAACCCCCTCTCGTCTACCTCTGCAAGCGCCATTGGCGCTCAGTCCGGGCTTTACTTCCTCCAATCGCCACTGCAGCTCAACAACGGCGGCCGCATTTTAACTCGTTTGAAGAG GGATCAACAGAGAGAATACGAAATGATATCTACATCACTGTCTTGCCTTCACAGTACTTTTGCTTCTTCACAACAGCTTTTTTGTGGACCTAAGTTTGTGGCAACAAAGTCCCATCCCTCTCTAAACATTGAAGCCAAAACCAGAACAAAAAGAGAAGACCGGATTGCTCGTCATGCTCGTGTTAGAAAGAAG GTTGAAGGGACGCCAGAAAGGCCAAGGTTGTGCGTTTTCCGTTCCAACAAACATCTCTATGTTCAGGTGATAGATGACACTAAGATGCATACCCTTGCCTCGGCTTCAACAGTGCAGAAACCTGTTTCTGAGGAGTTTGACTACAGTTCTGGTCCCACTGTT GAAGTGGCAAAGAGGTTGGGTGAAATCATTGCGAAGAATTGTTTAGAGAAAAGAATCACAAAAGTTGCCTTTGATCGGGGTGGATACCTATACCATGGACGCATTGAAGCCCTTGCTGATGCTGCACGGGTGCATGGCCTTCAATTCTAG